A portion of the Mytilus galloprovincialis chromosome 12, xbMytGall1.hap1.1, whole genome shotgun sequence genome contains these proteins:
- the LOC143054544 gene encoding uncharacterized protein LOC143054544 — MSSEPSEPQSKPRETFMMKISDLEIFLKFHADTHNTVLNFQNITPENFDLKKQAQCEKIFSNKFRNALQKVAEESKMKDELHSFVTKIRKKIRTRDMHTVSTKKWRPWLRIQEDEATAEKKIKDDNACTDDTSVLLLYSRTSTSDINDKSRLEEMNLSKEEIPRSSDTGLSDDSRVWLTVPLNAVRQNRLDVLDLCINTGIDIGIFRDIRGLSLLHEALLSATDNEMIEKLLTHINKSSLSDSNFPPMKVLLSNEKLSCKQKIELMRKLISYGVPLLYDNSTEGGAVQNIISAMSSVRDESMIEDWKLLLDEILSLGVSINSTDWFKHTALLVAINSIPPHGFEDMHDEDNSVQNLKVIRKHKMKIVEYLLENGANPDITDASGRTCLHNAALSQNVDVVDLIIKHGACVNSLNHLGMTPIYCMCTQGDWTEEEDDVNDILFPILRLLIKSGCDVNTQGKDLSSVLHFSAAKLNYVICNFLLESGADVAVCDHLRRTPLHLSVRNNDTSVIDLLLQYGANLNARDIHTDSPLHHACLFENTTAVQVLLDKGADVSIVGDLGIQPIHIAAENGNFSMIKLFIESNADFNVKDNVGATPLHYAAADGNPDSIPCLLDNGADKMIADNMGRKPLDLAKKMGQFKASSLLAENESDVKFGYFPEGLFPNRPLVKMSNVDEYFNNLVSKLQAMRNSERDIGETILNTPGLGKVDFAKGENADIFKLIQQFIDKVLVRVGELDPLFKGCLLNAGSTLEGVKIGYPDEFDFLVHLEHFSSIVERIETSDIPGFSKIFVKSPLPKEYDTFCERSSNYLNAGCILRRFNQLLRMAKYDVLQEHVEHIYTGYMILRDSETVMSTLPIPLGNLVALSVTWRGREFKFLDISIDVNPVVFTTNWPRDVVNGCSLMQNLTDKGMYLIPKMCEAVSSWPGELSSESTDLWRFSFAHIESEIIQSLPPEGRDCYMLCKTFRMEPLCCSVELERKGINDPESAFFSRFNQNVSSSDDNPNVDDEDEDDEDDDDDDDDDDDDDDDDDDDDDDQMKQNFETAMKNNELDLNEMMDYEEEFGKDDMTAEKLVPSYYIKTIFLKEVELIYKENKKLSKKDLKTMPRKVYDKMLTAIETEYLSTLFVPKQNIYHSAKHHENEDGAVELRHKFCENIVKLLDNLDFKAY; from the coding sequence ATGTCGTCAGAACCGTCAGAACCGCAATCTAAACCAAGAGAGACATTCATGATGAAGATCAGTGATTTAGAAATATTTCTCAAATTTCATGCTGATACACATAACACAGTTTTGAATTTCCAGAATATTACTCCAGAAAACTTCGACTTAAAGAAACAAGCGCAATGTGAAAAAATATTCTCAAACAAATTTCGGAATGCTCTACAAAAAGTTGCCGAAGAAAGTAAAATGAAAGATGAGCTTCATTCGTTTGTTACGAAAATCCGAAAGAAAATAAGAACACGTGACATGCATACTGTCAGTACAAAAAAATGGCGCCCATGGCTAAGGATACAAGAAGACGAAGCGACCGCCGAAAAAAAGATTAAAGATGACAATGCTTGCACAGACGACACCAGTGTTTTATTGCTGTACTCACGAACCTCTACATCagatattaatgataaaagtcGTCTTGAAGAAATGAACCTGTCTAAGGAAGAAATACCTAGATCTTCAGATACAGGTTTAAGCGACGACTCGCGTGTTTGGCTAACTGTTCCATTGAACGCTGTTCGCCAAAACAGATTAGACGTCTTAGATTTGTGCATTAATACAggaatagatataggaatattTCGCGACATTCGTGGTTTATCACTTTTACACGAAGCCTTATTAAGTGCCACAGACAATGAGATGATAGAAAAGCTATTAACGCATATCAATAAGAGTTCTTTATCTGACAGCAATTTTCCTCCAATGAAAGTGCTTTTGTCCAATGAAAAGTTATCTTGTAAGCAAAAAATAGAACTAATGAGAAAACTCATTTCGTATGGTGTGCCACTGCTTTATGACAATTCTACTGAGGGAGGTGCCGTTCAAAATATCATCTCAGCGATGAGTAGTGTTCGTGACGAGTCAATGATTGAAGACTGGAAATTATTGTTAGATGAAATTTTGTCACTCGGAGTTAGCATAAATAGTACAGACTGGTTTAAACACACGGCTCTGTTGGTTGCCATCAACAGCATTCCACCTCATGGGTTTGAAGACATGCATGATGAAGACAATTCAGTTCAAAATTTGAAAGTTATACGAAAGCACAAAATGAAAATAGTCGAATATTTGCTAGAAAATGGAGCTAATCCTGATATAACCGATGCATCCGGTAGAACATGCCTACACAATGCGGCTCTGTCTCAGAACGTGGATGTGGTCGACTTGATAATCAAACATGGCGCATGCGTTAATTCCTTAAATCATTTAGGAATGACTCCTATTTACTGTATGTGTACTCAGGGTGATTGGACTGAGGAGGAGGATGACGTCAATGACATACTGTTCCCTATTCTACGCTTACTGATAAAATCTGGTTGTGACGTCAACACACAAGGAAAAGATCTTTCAAGCGTCCTTCATTTTTCAGCAGCAAAACTGAATTATGTCATTTGCAACTTTTTATTAGAATCGGGAGCCGATGTAGCAGTTTGTGATCACTTAAGGCGTACGCCATTACATCTTTCAGTTCGAAATAATGACACGTCTGTAATAGATTTACTACTTCAATATGGCGCCAATTTAAATGCAAGAGACATCCATACTGATTCCCCGTTACACCACGCATGTTTGTTTGAAAACACAACAGCTGTTCAAGTCCTTCTAGACAAGGGTGCTGATGTATCAATAGTAGGGGATTTAGGGATCCAGCCTATTCATATTGCCGCAGAAAATGGTAACTTTTCCATGATTAAATTATTTATCGAGAGTAATGCAGATTTCAATGTCAAAGATAATGTTGGCGCTACTCCACTACATTATGCAGCGGCAGACGGAAATCCCGATTCTATTCCATGTCTGCTCGATAATGGAGCCGATAAAATGATCGCCGACAACATGGGGAGAAAGCCTCTTGATCTTGCAAAAAAAATGGGACAGTTCAAAGCATCATCCTTACTAGCTGAAAACGAGTCTGATGTTAAATTTGGCTATTTTCCAGAAGGATTATTTCCGAACAGACCTCTTGTTAAAATGTCGAATGTAGATGAATATTTCAATAACCTTGTAAGTAAACTACAAGCTATGCGAAATAGTGAACGAGACATAGGAGAAACTATTCTAAATACTCCAGGACTCGGCAAAGTCGATTTTGCTAAGGGAGAGAATGCAGACATTTTTAAGCTCATTCAACAATTTATAGACAAGGTACTAGTAAGAGTCGGTGAATTAGATCCATTATTTAAAGGTTGCTTGCTAAATGCGGGAAGTACATTAGAAGGCGTTAAGATAGGATATCCGGATGAATTCGATTTTCTAGTCCATCTTGAACATTTCAGTTCTATTGTAGAGAGAATTGAAACATCTGACATTCCTGGATTTTCAAAAATATTCGTGAAGTCACCACTGCCAAAAGAGTATGATACGTTTTGTGAGCGTTCGAGTAATTATTTAAACGCGGGTTGTATCCTGAGGCGCTTCAATCAGCTTCTAAGAATGGCTAAGTATGATGTTCTTCAAGAACATGTTGAACATATATATACTGGATATATGATTCTACGGGATAGTGAAACCGTCATGAGTACCCTTCCCATTCCACTCGGTAATCTTGTTGCTTTGTCCGTAACATGGAGAGGTAGAGAGTTTAAGTTTTTGGACATATCCATTGATGTCAATCCTGTAGTGTTCACAACAAATTGGCCACGTGATGTAGTTAATGGCTGTTCCTTGATGCAAAATCTCACAGACAAAGGAATGTACTTGATTCCTAAAATGTGTGAAGCAGTTTCTAGTTGGCCAGGAGAACTGAGTTCCGAAAGCACTGATTTATGGCGGTTTTCGTTTGCGCATATAGAGTCTGAAATTATTCAGTCACTTCCGCCGGAAGGTAGGGATTGTTATATGTTGTGTAAGACCTTCCGAATGGAACCTCTTTGCTGTAGTGTCGAACTTGAAAGAAAGGGTATAAATGACCCGGAGTCTGCATTCTTCTCCCGTTTTAACCAAAATGTTTCTTCATCCGACGACAACCCGAATGTCGATGATGAAGACGAAGATGATGAAGATGAcgatgatgacgacgacgacgatgatgatgatgatgatgatgatgatgatgatgatgatgatcaaatgaagcaaaattttgaaaCCGCAATGAAAAATAATGAGCTGGATCTAAATGAAATGATGGACTATGAAGAAGAATTTGGGAAAGATGACATGACAGCAGAAAAGTTAGTTCCTTCATACTATATCAAGACCATTTTTCTGAAAGAGGTTGAACTCATTTATAAGGAAAATAAGAAACTTTCGAAAAAAGATCTAAAAACAATGCCAAGGAAAGTGTATGACAAAATGCTAACTGCCATAGAAACTGAGTATCTATCAACATTGTTTGTTCCAAAGCAGAATATTTACCACTCAGCAAAACATCATGAAAACGAAGATGGCGCAGTGGAATTGAGACATAAGTTCTGTGAAAACATAGTGAAACTCTTAGACAACCTTGATTTTAAGGCCTATTAA